The DNA region TAAAAGCCTTGGAGCGTGTGGCCAGAATCAAGGAAGTGAAACTTGAAAAAGCCAATTTTTCGTTTGTTTGCCATGATTTAAGTAATTTAAGCGATTACGTAAAACAGATTGATACTTCGGTGTTTAAAATTTTGAAACGGGCACTTCCTGGCCCCTATACCTTTATTCTTCCGGGATCTAAATCGTTGCCCAATCCATTTAAAAAAAGGAAAACCGTAGGTATCCGTGTGCCGGATAATAATATTGCCTTGGAAATTGTAAAACAATTGGGTAATCCAATTATTTCAACCTCCATTCGTGATGAAGACGAAGTGTTGGAATATACCACAGACCCCGAATTGATTCTCGAAAAATGGGACAACCTGGTCGATTTGGTTATCGATGGAGGTTATGGTGGCAATGAACCTTCCACGGTTATCGACCTGTCGGAAGATACGCCAATCGTGGTTCGCGAGGGCAAAGGCGATTTGGAGATTTTTTAAAATAAACCTGTCCAAAAAAAAAGAGTCATTCTGAATCCCGATAATTATTGAGATTAGAAATGTCATCATTTTAATCGTATAACGAAATTACTGGGTTTTACCTTTAATTAAATTATAAACATAAATGAAAAACAGAATATTAGGAAATCAAGGATTTAAAGTGAGTGAAGTAGGGTTGGGATGCTGGCAATTGGGTGCCGATTGGGGCAACGACATCTCTAAAGAAACGGCGTTCAATATTTTAAACGAAGCCGTAAAAAATGGGATCAACTTCTTTGATACGGCCGATGTTTACGGCAACGGAAAAAGCGAAACCCTAATAGGTGAGTTTCTAAAAACCACAGATGCCCCCATTCGGGTGGCTACAAAATTTGGGCGTGCAGCCAATGTGTTTCCCGATAAATACTCGAAAGCGGCCTTATACAGTGCTGTAGATGCTTCGCTTAAAAACTTGGGGGTTGAATCTCTAGATTTAATGCAACTACACTGTATTCCCACGCATTATTTGATGAAGGGCGATGTTTTTGATTGGTTGCGCGAATTGCAATCCGACGGACTCATAAAACATTTTGGTGCTAGTGTAGAAAGCGTTGAGGAAGGTTTGATTTGCCTCGAACAGGAAGACCTTTTGTCTTTACAGGTTATTTTTAACATTTTCAGGCAAAAATTGGTTACTGAACTGTTTCCGAAAGCTGAAGAAAAAGGGGTTGGTATAATCGTGCGTTTACCGTTGGCGAGCGGATTGCTTACTGGAAAGTTCGATCAGAACACCACTTTTGCTGCCGATGACCATAGGAATTACAACAAAAATGGGGAAGCCTTTAATGTGGGCGAAACCTTTGCTGGTTTACCGTTTGAAAAAGGAGTGCAACTGGTTGATACCATAAAAAAGGACCTGCTGCCAGAAGACTTAAATATGGTACAATTGGCATTGCGCTATATTTTAGATCACGACGCCGTAAGCACCATTATTCCGGGGGCAAGTCGTCCAGAACAAGTATTGGGCAATGCCTCGGTGTCAAGCCTTGACCCATTGGAGCCGCAGCTTCACGAAAAATTAAAGCAACTTTATCAAAATGAAGTCCACGATGCCATTCGTGGCGTATATTAACCCTATAAATTATTTAAAAGTTAATGGATCATTTAATAGCGTTTTCAATAACGGTCTTTACTGGTTTTTTTGCCATTACCAATCCCATTTCCAACATGACGATTTTTATGTCGTTGGTTGACGAAGCCGATGTTACCGAAAAACGGGCCATCAGCCGAAAAGCAGCTTTCGTGGCTTTTATTATCGTTTTGGTATTTGTGATTTTGGGCAAGTTTATTTTCCAATTGTTCGGTATTACCATTCCGGCGTTTAAAATTACGGGGGGCATTTTAATTTTCTATGTAGGTTTTGAAATGCTGCAATCGAAAAAATCGAACGTGAAGCATTTAAACAAAACCAAGTTGGATGAAGATATTGCCATTTCACCATTGGCCATTCCTATTATTGCTGGCCCCGGAACCATTGTTACGGCCATGAACTTCGTGTCTAATGCGGGGTATGTAAAAATCGCTATTGTTATCGCCATTTACGCCGTAATGTGTTTTCTCAATTATCTGGCCTTTAATTTAAGCGGCTTTATAGTTAAAAACTTGGGCCGAAACGTTATTTCAGTAATTGGTAAAATTATGGGTTTAATCATTGCCATTATCGGTACCAGCATGATCATTCAGGGGATAAAAATATCGTTTGATTTGCCGATGCTTCAATAAGCAAATTACCGATTAGAAAACCGACTGTTCCAAATGGCGAATTAAAGTTCTTCCCACGGCTTACCCCAAAGAAAATAAGGCAAAAGCCAATCACCTTAAACCAAAAGAAGCACAAATAGATAAATTGCGTGGTTTTATACTCGGGGTGGAAATAGCTTTCTGGAAAGCTCAATGCCAATAAAAATGCAGCCAAAACGGTGGTGACAATCAGCGTGTCTAAATTTCGGAAGGGATACATGAGCCACTTGCGCCACACGCTTAAATCGTTGCCCCATTTGTGAATGAGGTAATAATAGCCATTGCCCATAGGTGCAAACAAGAGCGGGTCGTCGTAATTTTCAAGTCGGAAGAGTTTGCTCGGCGCCATAATTTTAAAATCGCCCAAAGTGCATTGGTGCGCTTTTTCCAATTTTTTGATTTTATTAATGGCTTCGTTGGGTATCTCGCCTTTAAACAAATGGCTCTCCAAAAACCGAAGGCGGTACACCACGCATATTTTTTTGATGTCTTCGATATGGAAAATCTTATCGGTTTCGAGTAAATTGAGGTTGAAGGGGTTGTGCCCAACTTGACTTTTCTCATTTACCAAAGCCTCGCGAATAGCATCTTCGTGCTGGGCATCATCGGTCAAAACCTGCTGCACTTGTA from Tamlana crocina includes:
- a CDS encoding L-threonylcarbamoyladenylate synthase, coding for MAEFIKIYEENPNPREIEKVVRVLRSGGLIIYPTDTVYGLGCDITNIKALERVARIKEVKLEKANFSFVCHDLSNLSDYVKQIDTSVFKILKRALPGPYTFILPGSKSLPNPFKKRKTVGIRVPDNNIALEIVKQLGNPIISTSIRDEDEVLEYTTDPELILEKWDNLVDLVIDGGYGGNEPSTVIDLSEDTPIVVREGKGDLEIF
- a CDS encoding aldo/keto reductase; protein product: MKNRILGNQGFKVSEVGLGCWQLGADWGNDISKETAFNILNEAVKNGINFFDTADVYGNGKSETLIGEFLKTTDAPIRVATKFGRAANVFPDKYSKAALYSAVDASLKNLGVESLDLMQLHCIPTHYLMKGDVFDWLRELQSDGLIKHFGASVESVEEGLICLEQEDLLSLQVIFNIFRQKLVTELFPKAEEKGVGIIVRLPLASGLLTGKFDQNTTFAADDHRNYNKNGEAFNVGETFAGLPFEKGVQLVDTIKKDLLPEDLNMVQLALRYILDHDAVSTIIPGASRPEQVLGNASVSSLDPLEPQLHEKLKQLYQNEVHDAIRGVY
- a CDS encoding MarC family protein is translated as MDHLIAFSITVFTGFFAITNPISNMTIFMSLVDEADVTEKRAISRKAAFVAFIIVLVFVILGKFIFQLFGITIPAFKITGGILIFYVGFEMLQSKKSNVKHLNKTKLDEDIAISPLAIPIIAGPGTIVTAMNFVSNAGYVKIAIVIAIYAVMCFLNYLAFNLSGFIVKNLGRNVISVIGKIMGLIIAIIGTSMIIQGIKISFDLPMLQ